The proteins below come from a single uncultured Sunxiuqinia sp. genomic window:
- a CDS encoding phage tail sheath family protein, whose translation MAKTYKTPGVYIEEISLLPPSIAEVETAIPAFIGYTEKAKKNNQSLTNVPTRITSLLEYKAYFGGPDLETGISVNINDTYDTSGNLSRVLEVPEPTTKSKFLMYYSLQMYFANGGGSCYIISVGDYTATVSKSDLGANGGLAELAKEDEPTLIVFPDATGVSTVANFYGLYEDALKQCQSLQDRFTILDTYNEASGFADTLRTNISLGTDYLKYGAVYYPWLKTTLPYAYKESDVSIAHTEVDAPGGTTSYDGDKFSDLTANTELYNQIKIELKKLTLTLPPSAAVAGIYARVDSNRGVWKAPANVGVMEIIGPNKKVTNLEQDGLNVHSTGKSINVIRSFAGKGTLVWGARTLAGNDNEWRYVPVRRFYNFAEESIKKGSQWVVFEPNDANTWIRVKAMIENFLTKQWRAGALAGAKAEDAFFVKVGLGETMTSLDILEGRMNIEIGMAVVRPAEFIILKFSHKLQES comes from the coding sequence ATGGCTAAAACGTACAAAACACCGGGAGTTTACATCGAAGAAATTTCGTTGTTGCCTCCATCAATAGCAGAAGTTGAAACTGCTATTCCGGCTTTTATTGGGTATACCGAAAAAGCCAAAAAAAATAATCAATCGCTAACTAACGTTCCTACTCGAATTACTTCGCTTTTAGAATACAAAGCCTATTTCGGTGGACCTGATTTAGAAACAGGAATTTCGGTAAACATTAACGACACCTATGACACATCCGGCAATTTGAGCCGGGTTCTTGAAGTGCCCGAACCTACTACAAAATCAAAATTCCTGATGTATTATTCTCTGCAAATGTACTTCGCCAACGGTGGGGGGTCGTGCTACATCATTTCGGTGGGCGACTATACTGCTACCGTTAGCAAAAGCGACTTGGGTGCCAATGGTGGCTTAGCCGAACTGGCCAAAGAAGATGAACCGACTTTGATTGTTTTTCCTGATGCAACAGGTGTTTCTACGGTAGCCAATTTTTATGGATTATATGAAGATGCGCTGAAACAGTGTCAATCACTGCAGGACAGATTTACGATTTTAGACACTTACAATGAAGCAAGTGGATTTGCAGATACCTTGCGAACAAATATTAGCTTGGGAACTGACTATCTAAAGTACGGAGCCGTTTATTATCCCTGGCTGAAAACGACCTTGCCCTATGCGTATAAGGAAAGCGATGTGAGTATTGCACATACCGAAGTTGATGCGCCGGGAGGAACCACCAGTTACGATGGAGATAAGTTCAGCGACCTGACTGCCAATACTGAGCTTTACAATCAAATTAAAATTGAGCTCAAGAAATTGACATTAACCTTACCTCCTTCAGCAGCGGTAGCCGGAATTTATGCCCGTGTTGATAGTAATCGAGGTGTATGGAAAGCTCCAGCCAATGTTGGTGTAATGGAGATAATCGGGCCAAATAAGAAGGTAACTAACCTGGAGCAGGATGGTTTGAATGTGCATTCAACCGGAAAATCTATCAATGTCATCCGTTCGTTTGCAGGAAAAGGAACATTGGTTTGGGGAGCTCGAACATTGGCCGGTAACGACAATGAGTGGCGTTATGTGCCTGTTCGCCGGTTTTACAACTTTGCTGAAGAGTCCATCAAAAAAGGTTCGCAGTGGGTGGTGTTCGAACCCAACGATGCCAACACCTGGATACGTGTAAAAGCGATGATTGAAAACTTCCTGACTAAGCAATGGCGTGCTGGTGCGCTAGCTGGTGCTAAAGCTGAAGACGCTTTCTTCGTAAAAGTTGGTCTTGGCGAAACAATGACTTCTCTTGACATTCTTGAAGGACGCATGAATATTGAAATTGGCATGGCTGTAGTTCGCCCGGCTGAATTTATAATCCTGAAGTTTTCTCACAAACTCCAGGAGTCCTAA
- a CDS encoding DUF4255 domain-containing protein codes for MIEQSLFFLKNQLNNYLKLRTNSDDDKVELIPLFDKNGKQQVSSLAMTLVSIEEERVLKNQNLYRETLQGTIAKTDPKIMVNLYVLFAANFGDDEFGYRESLKFISYVISFFQSHSLFTPTNYPGLEEQVAKLTTELHTLSFEQQNNLWGSLGAKLMSSVMYKVKMLAIYDDNIKMDTPPITEANLNQ; via the coding sequence ATGATCGAACAATCGCTTTTCTTCTTGAAAAACCAATTGAATAATTACCTCAAATTACGTACTAATTCTGATGATGATAAGGTTGAGCTAATTCCACTTTTCGATAAAAATGGAAAACAACAGGTTTCGAGTTTGGCAATGACTTTGGTGAGTATTGAAGAGGAACGGGTTTTAAAAAATCAGAATCTATACAGAGAAACACTGCAAGGAACAATCGCCAAAACCGATCCCAAAATCATGGTCAATTTGTATGTGCTTTTTGCAGCCAATTTTGGTGACGATGAGTTTGGTTATCGCGAATCGCTCAAGTTTATTTCATATGTCATTAGTTTTTTTCAGTCTCACAGCCTTTTCACACCTACCAACTATCCCGGTCTTGAAGAGCAAGTTGCCAAGTTGACAACAGAGCTTCACACTCTTTCTTTTGAGCAGCAAAATAACTTATGGGGATCACTCGGAGCTAAACTGATGAGCTCGGTGATGTATAAAGTTAAAATGCTGGCTATCTATGACGACAACATCAAAATGGATACTCCGCCAATTACTGAAGCAAACCTTAATCAATAA